A part of Amycolatopsis lurida genomic DNA contains:
- a CDS encoding acyl-CoA dehydrogenase family protein, translated as MIEWSETELLIRDAIREFVDKEIRPHLDALESGTLPPYDIIRKMFASFGIDALARESVSKLLSKERGSGGGGLAFGGQEAMALIAVSELAGVSLGIVASLGVSIGLTAQTILTKGTQAQKERWLPGLATFEKVGAWAITEPDSGSDAFGGMKTSVRRDGDEYVLNGQKTFITNGPYADTIVVYAKLDDGDDTAVRDRKVLTFVLDKGMPGLTQGKPFKKMGMMSSPTGELFFSDVRLGRDRLLGESETGRDGDSKAEVKSGFAVERIGVAALALGIINECHRLCVDYAKNRKLWGQEIGRFQLIQLKLAKMEVARINVQNMVFQLIETLRAGKMPTLAEASAMKLYSSEAATEVAMEAVQLFGGNGYMAEYRVEQLARDAKSLMIYAGSNEIQVTHIAKGLLGPRN; from the coding sequence GTGATCGAGTGGTCCGAGACCGAACTGCTGATCAGGGACGCGATCCGGGAGTTCGTCGACAAGGAGATCCGGCCGCATCTCGACGCGCTCGAAAGCGGGACGCTGCCGCCGTACGACATCATCCGGAAGATGTTCGCGTCCTTCGGCATCGACGCGCTCGCGCGGGAATCGGTGTCGAAACTGCTGTCGAAGGAGCGCGGGTCCGGTGGCGGCGGTCTGGCGTTCGGTGGGCAGGAGGCGATGGCGCTCATCGCGGTGAGCGAACTGGCCGGGGTCAGCCTCGGCATCGTCGCCTCGCTTGGCGTGAGCATCGGGCTGACCGCGCAGACGATCCTGACCAAGGGCACACAGGCGCAGAAGGAACGGTGGCTGCCGGGGCTGGCGACGTTCGAGAAGGTCGGCGCGTGGGCGATCACCGAACCCGACTCGGGCTCGGACGCTTTCGGCGGCATGAAGACGTCGGTGCGGCGCGACGGTGACGAGTATGTCCTCAATGGACAGAAGACGTTCATCACCAACGGGCCTTACGCCGACACGATCGTCGTGTACGCGAAGCTCGACGACGGCGACGACACCGCGGTCCGGGACCGCAAGGTGCTGACGTTCGTGCTGGACAAGGGCATGCCCGGGCTCACGCAGGGCAAACCGTTCAAGAAGATGGGCATGATGTCCTCACCGACCGGCGAGCTGTTCTTCAGCGACGTCCGGCTCGGGCGGGACCGGCTGCTCGGCGAATCCGAGACCGGCCGGGACGGTGACAGCAAGGCCGAGGTGAAGTCCGGGTTCGCCGTCGAGCGGATCGGCGTCGCGGCACTGGCGCTCGGGATCATCAACGAATGCCACCGGCTTTGTGTGGACTACGCGAAGAACCGGAAGCTGTGGGGCCAGGAGATCGGGCGGTTCCAGCTGATCCAGCTCAAGCTGGCGAAGATGGAGGTCGCGCGGATCAACGTGCAGAACATGGTGTTCCAGCTGATCGAGACCCTGCGCGCGGGCAAGATGCCGACGCTGGCCGAGGCTTCGGCGATGAAGCTGTACTCGTCCGAGGCGGCCACCGAAGTGGCGATGGAGGCCGTGCAGCTGTTCGGCGGGAACGGGTACATGGCGGAGTACCGGGTGGAGCAGCTGGCGAGGGACGCGAAGTCACTGATGATCTACGCGGGCAGCAACGAGATCCAGGTGACGCACATCGCGAAGGGCCTGCTGGGTCCTCGCAATTAG
- a CDS encoding SDR family oxidoreductase — protein MGALDGRVAVITGAGRGIGREHALLFAREGASVVVNDLGGANDGSGSDTGPAQEVVDEIRAAGGKAVANTANVADWAGAEELVAQAVGEFGRLDVVVNNAGILRDAFIAGLEESQWDSVIAVHLKGHAAVLRHAAAYWKGASKAGEPVAGSVINTASASGTTLPNAGQANYGAAKAGIAALTLVAAEELERYGVRVNAIAPIARTRLTLATPGMGAIFAQEVEEGEFDAFSPANISPLVAYLATEKCPLTGKVFAVQGGAISELAGWHDVKVIETEAAWEIDDIAARLP, from the coding sequence ATGGGAGCACTCGACGGGCGGGTCGCCGTCATCACCGGCGCCGGACGCGGGATCGGCCGCGAGCACGCGCTGCTGTTCGCGCGCGAGGGCGCGAGCGTCGTGGTCAACGACCTCGGCGGCGCGAACGACGGCAGCGGCAGCGACACCGGGCCCGCACAGGAAGTCGTCGACGAGATCCGCGCGGCGGGCGGGAAGGCCGTGGCGAACACGGCCAACGTCGCCGACTGGGCGGGCGCGGAGGAACTGGTCGCGCAGGCGGTGGGCGAGTTCGGCAGGCTGGACGTCGTCGTGAACAACGCGGGCATCCTGCGCGACGCGTTCATCGCCGGACTTGAGGAGTCCCAATGGGATTCCGTGATCGCGGTGCATTTGAAGGGGCACGCGGCGGTGCTGCGGCACGCGGCCGCGTATTGGAAGGGCGCGAGCAAGGCCGGCGAGCCGGTGGCGGGTTCGGTGATCAACACCGCGTCGGCGTCCGGGACCACGTTGCCGAACGCGGGGCAGGCGAACTACGGCGCGGCGAAGGCGGGGATCGCCGCGCTGACGCTGGTCGCCGCCGAGGAACTGGAACGCTACGGCGTGCGGGTCAACGCGATCGCGCCGATCGCGCGCACGCGGCTCACCCTGGCGACGCCGGGTATGGGCGCGATCTTCGCGCAGGAGGTCGAGGAAGGGGAGTTCGACGCGTTCTCCCCGGCGAACATCTCGCCGCTGGTGGCTTACCTCGCGACCGAGAAATGCCCGCTCACCGGCAAGGTGTTCGCGGTGCAGGGCGGCGCGATCTCCGAACTCGCGGGCTGGCACGACGTCAAGGTGATCGAAACCGAAGCGGCCTGGGAGATCGACGACATCGCCGCGAGGCTGCCGTGA
- a CDS encoding thiolase C-terminal domain-containing protein, giving the protein MVANKVYVVGVGMTKFEKPGRREDWDYPQMAKESGTKALEDAGISFDEVRQAYVGYVYGESTSGQRAVYELGMTGIPVVNVNNNCSTGSTALYLAAEAIRGGRADCALALGFEKMQPGSLGSTYDDREQPMGRHIQALAEISEVLFPPAPWMFGAAGREHMKTYGTTAEHFAKIGEKNHRHSVNNPYAQFQESYSLQDILDSRMIYDPLTKLQCSPTSDGSGAAILASESFVDSHGLAAQAVEIVGQAMTTDFASTFDGTAKNIIGYDMNVQAARQVYDQAGLGAEDFQVIELHDCFSANELLLYEALGLCAEGEAGKLVDSGDTTYGGKWVVNPSGGLISKGHPLGASGLAQCAELTWQLRGTADKRQVDGVQAALQHNIGLGGAAVVTAYQRAER; this is encoded by the coding sequence GTGGTGGCCAACAAGGTGTACGTCGTCGGCGTGGGCATGACGAAGTTCGAGAAGCCCGGACGGCGCGAGGACTGGGATTACCCGCAGATGGCCAAGGAGTCGGGGACCAAGGCGCTCGAAGACGCCGGGATCTCCTTCGACGAGGTGCGGCAGGCCTACGTCGGCTACGTCTACGGCGAGTCGACCTCGGGGCAGCGGGCGGTCTACGAACTGGGCATGACCGGGATTCCGGTCGTCAACGTCAACAACAACTGCTCGACCGGCTCGACCGCGCTGTACCTCGCCGCGGAGGCGATCCGGGGCGGCCGCGCGGACTGCGCGCTCGCGCTGGGTTTCGAGAAGATGCAGCCTGGATCACTCGGCTCGACCTACGACGACCGCGAGCAGCCGATGGGCAGGCACATCCAGGCGCTCGCGGAGATCTCCGAGGTGCTCTTCCCGCCCGCGCCGTGGATGTTCGGCGCGGCGGGCCGCGAGCACATGAAGACCTACGGCACCACCGCCGAGCACTTCGCCAAGATCGGGGAGAAGAACCACCGCCACTCGGTGAACAACCCGTACGCGCAGTTCCAGGAAAGCTATTCGCTGCAGGACATCCTGGACTCGCGGATGATCTACGACCCGCTGACCAAGCTCCAGTGCTCACCGACGTCGGACGGCTCAGGTGCGGCGATTCTCGCCAGTGAGTCCTTTGTGGACTCGCATGGGCTGGCGGCGCAGGCCGTGGAGATCGTCGGGCAGGCGATGACCACCGACTTCGCCAGCACCTTCGACGGTACCGCGAAGAACATCATCGGCTACGACATGAACGTCCAGGCCGCCCGCCAGGTGTACGACCAGGCCGGGCTCGGCGCGGAGGACTTCCAGGTCATCGAATTGCACGACTGCTTCTCCGCCAACGAGCTCCTGCTCTACGAAGCGCTGGGACTCTGCGCCGAAGGGGAAGCCGGGAAGCTCGTCGACTCCGGGGACACCACCTACGGCGGCAAGTGGGTCGTCAACCCGTCCGGCGGGCTGATCTCCAAGGGACACCCGCTCGGCGCCTCCGGCCTCGCGCAATGCGCCGAACTCACTTGGCAGCTGCGCGGAACTGCGGACAAACGCCAGGTCGACGGTGTCCAGGCCGCATTGCAGCACAACATCGGACTCGGCGGCGCCGCCGTCGTCACCGCCTACCAGCGCGCCGAGCGCTGA
- a CDS encoding DsbA family protein — MGGAERNARKRKQQQTASRSVAQARGVAGGDKKKVVAITVAVVVLAALVIGGVIWTTSSKDSTEGKVIGAQPTASAPGVVEKREGAAVVVGKPEAKKTVDIYADFLCPVCKQFEESFKGQIEEQVNNGTLQVRYHMLPMLNQRSDPPGYSLDSANASLAAADAGKFVAFHDALFKDQPEEGGRGFDKAQLIKLGQDVGITDPAFAIKVNSGAYDQEIQDAYKKISTDPSLQQDFGNGPGFGTPTVTANGQVVKLEQDWVQKVIG, encoded by the coding sequence GTGGGTGGAGCTGAGCGCAACGCTCGGAAACGCAAGCAGCAGCAGACGGCGTCGCGCTCGGTGGCACAGGCCAGGGGCGTCGCGGGCGGCGACAAGAAGAAGGTCGTCGCGATCACCGTCGCGGTGGTCGTGCTCGCCGCGCTGGTGATCGGTGGCGTGATCTGGACGACGTCCAGCAAGGACAGCACCGAGGGCAAGGTGATCGGGGCGCAGCCGACCGCCTCGGCGCCCGGTGTCGTCGAGAAGCGCGAGGGGGCGGCCGTGGTCGTCGGCAAGCCCGAGGCGAAGAAGACGGTCGACATCTACGCCGACTTCCTCTGCCCGGTTTGCAAGCAGTTCGAAGAGTCGTTCAAGGGACAGATCGAGGAGCAGGTGAACAACGGGACCCTGCAGGTCCGGTACCACATGCTGCCGATGCTCAACCAGCGCTCCGACCCGCCGGGCTACTCGCTGGACTCCGCCAACGCCTCGCTCGCCGCGGCCGACGCGGGCAAGTTCGTCGCCTTCCACGACGCGCTGTTCAAGGATCAGCCGGAGGAAGGCGGACGCGGGTTCGACAAGGCGCAGCTGATCAAGCTCGGACAGGACGTCGGCATCACCGATCCGGCCTTCGCGATCAAGGTCAACAGCGGCGCCTACGACCAGGAGATCCAGGACGCGTACAAGAAGATCTCGACGGACCCGTCGCTGCAGCAGGACTTCGGCAACGGCCCCGGGTTCGGCACGCCGACCGTGACCGCGAACGGGCAGGTCGTGAAGCTGGAGCAGGACTGGGTGCAGAAGGTCATCGGCTAG
- a CDS encoding DNA gyrase/topoisomerase IV subunit A — protein sequence MARRKGTTTKVDPSAFDKPGANVFDNSLKTEIEDSYLEYAYSVIHSRALPDARDGLKPVHRRIMYSMNENGYRPTHAYVKSSRVVGDVMGKYHPHGDTAIYDAMVRLAQDFSLNVPLVDGHGNFGSPDDGPAASRYTEARLSPEAMLLVGELGEDTVDFRPNYDGSLEEPSVLPAAFPNLLVNGTSGIAVGMATNMIPHNLTEVIGAARWLINHPNATLDKLMEFVPGPDLPTGGSLLGLDEVRRAYETGRGVVRMRASAETGPLEGSRGRQAITVTELPYGVGPEKVIEKITDEVNKSKRLTGIADVKDLTDRENGTRLVIECKVGVNPQALLADLYRLTPLEQSFGINNLVLVDGQPQTLGLKALLEVFLSHRYEVATRRTRYRRRKREERLHLVDGLLIALLNIDKVIKLIRESENAAAAKDGLMKRFKLSEIQATYILDTPLRRLTKYDRIELEAEQDKLREEIAELSKILDDESVLKKVVSAELAKIAKDHPTERRTALIDGDLKEVLAASKPSGPLEVADDPCQVILSATGLVARTAAESEEASEVRRRNGRVKHDSVSAVVHSTARGQVLLVTNRGRAFKTDVLPLPVLPEQAGTVSLRGGMAAKELVPLEKGERVIGLAPLGEQAAGSPGLALGTKHGVVKVCAPEWPVRSDEFDVISLKDGDEVVGATWLTDGEETLAFLSSEASLLRYPASLVRPQGLKGGGMAGITVRGEAEVVFFGAIRTDDAEHGEPMVVTATGASVKVTPFSEYPAKGRATGGVRAQRFLKGETRLVVGWIGPRPAGASRTGDPVELPEVDVRRDGSGHAHPGPEVVGHLIERD from the coding sequence ATGGCACGCCGTAAGGGCACCACCACCAAGGTCGACCCCTCCGCGTTCGACAAGCCCGGCGCGAACGTCTTCGACAACTCGCTGAAGACGGAGATCGAGGATTCGTACCTGGAGTACGCCTATTCGGTCATCCACTCGCGGGCGCTCCCGGACGCGCGGGACGGGCTGAAGCCGGTGCACCGCCGGATCATGTACTCGATGAACGAGAACGGCTACCGGCCGACGCACGCGTACGTGAAGTCGTCCCGCGTGGTCGGCGACGTGATGGGCAAGTACCACCCGCACGGGGACACGGCGATCTACGACGCCATGGTCCGGCTGGCGCAGGACTTCTCGCTCAACGTCCCGCTGGTCGACGGGCACGGCAACTTCGGCTCCCCCGACGACGGCCCGGCCGCCTCGCGGTACACCGAGGCGCGGCTGTCCCCGGAGGCGATGCTGCTGGTCGGCGAACTCGGCGAGGACACCGTCGACTTCCGGCCGAACTACGACGGCTCGCTCGAAGAGCCGTCCGTGCTGCCGGCGGCGTTCCCGAACCTGCTGGTCAACGGCACTTCCGGGATCGCGGTCGGGATGGCGACCAACATGATCCCGCACAACCTGACCGAGGTCATCGGCGCGGCGCGGTGGCTGATCAACCACCCGAACGCCACCCTCGACAAGCTGATGGAGTTCGTCCCTGGGCCCGACCTGCCGACCGGTGGTTCCCTGCTGGGCCTCGACGAGGTCCGCCGCGCGTACGAGACCGGCCGCGGCGTCGTGCGGATGCGCGCCAGCGCCGAGACCGGGCCGCTGGAGGGCAGCCGCGGCCGCCAGGCGATCACCGTCACCGAACTGCCGTACGGCGTCGGCCCGGAGAAGGTGATCGAGAAGATCACCGACGAGGTCAACAAGTCCAAGCGGCTCACCGGCATCGCCGACGTCAAGGACCTCACCGACCGCGAGAACGGCACGCGGCTGGTCATCGAATGCAAGGTCGGGGTGAACCCGCAGGCGCTGCTCGCGGATCTGTACCGGCTCACGCCGCTGGAGCAGTCGTTCGGCATCAACAATCTCGTCCTGGTGGACGGGCAGCCGCAGACGCTGGGGCTCAAGGCGCTGCTGGAGGTCTTCCTCAGCCACCGCTACGAGGTCGCCACCCGCCGCACTCGCTACCGGCGCCGCAAGCGCGAAGAGCGTCTGCACCTGGTCGACGGTCTGCTGATCGCCTTGCTCAACATCGACAAGGTGATCAAGCTGATCCGCGAGAGCGAGAACGCCGCGGCCGCGAAGGACGGCCTGATGAAGCGGTTCAAGCTCTCGGAGATCCAGGCGACCTACATCCTGGACACCCCGCTGCGGCGGCTCACGAAGTACGACCGGATCGAGCTCGAAGCCGAGCAGGACAAGCTGCGCGAGGAGATCGCCGAGCTGTCGAAGATCCTCGACGACGAGTCGGTGCTGAAGAAGGTCGTCTCGGCCGAGCTGGCCAAGATCGCCAAGGACCACCCCACCGAACGCCGCACCGCGCTGATCGACGGCGACCTCAAGGAGGTCCTCGCCGCGTCGAAGCCGTCGGGTCCGCTGGAGGTCGCGGACGATCCGTGCCAGGTGATCCTGTCGGCCACCGGGCTGGTCGCGCGGACGGCGGCGGAATCGGAGGAAGCGTCGGAAGTGCGGCGCCGCAACGGCCGGGTCAAACACGACTCGGTGTCCGCGGTGGTCCATTCGACCGCACGCGGTCAGGTGCTGCTGGTGACCAACCGTGGTCGCGCGTTCAAGACCGACGTGCTGCCGCTGCCGGTGCTGCCCGAGCAGGCGGGCACCGTCTCCCTGCGCGGCGGGATGGCCGCGAAGGAACTGGTGCCGCTGGAGAAGGGCGAGCGCGTCATCGGGCTGGCCCCGCTCGGCGAACAGGCGGCAGGCTCCCCGGGTCTCGCGCTCGGGACGAAGCACGGTGTCGTGAAGGTGTGCGCGCCAGAATGGCCGGTCCGGTCGGACGAGTTCGACGTGATCAGCCTGAAGGACGGCGACGAGGTCGTCGGCGCCACCTGGCTCACCGACGGCGAAGAGACGCTGGCTTTCCTGTCGTCCGAAGCGTCGCTGCTGCGCTACCCGGCTTCGCTCGTGCGGCCGCAGGGACTCAAGGGCGGCGGCATGGCCGGGATCACCGTGCGCGGTGAAGCGGAAGTGGTCTTCTTCGGCGCGATCCGCACCGACGACGCCGAACACGGCGAGCCGATGGTCGTCACCGCGACCGGCGCGAGTGTGAAGGTGACCCCGTTCAGCGAGTACCCGGCCAAGGGCCGCGCGACCGGCGGTGTCCGGGCGCAGCGGTTCCTCAAGGGCGAGACGCGGCTGGTCGTGGGCTGGATCGGCCCGCGTCCCGCCGGCGCCTCGCGCACCGGTGACCCGGTGGAGCTGCCCGAAGTCGACGTCCGGCGCGACGGCTCCGGCCACGCGCACCCGGGCCCGGAGGTCGTCGGCCACCTGATCGAACGGGACTAA
- a CDS encoding ThuA domain-containing protein gives MRKFAVQLALLFVSCLALALAPVTAQAAPAFQVLAFYNGTYDPAHISFVKEANQWFPKTASQHNFGYTATNDWNRLNSLQPSQYQVVLFLDDLPQTSAQRAGFERYMNAGGAFLGFHVAAFTTDPSTWDWYHNRFLGTGAFKSNTWGPTTATLKVENRPHPSITRLPATFTSSVSEWYAWNRDLRKNPDIRILASVDPVSFPLGTDPNQSWYSGYYPILWTNAKYKMLYANFGHNRMNYETNQPLSSTFGSEVQNRFVIDGLLWLGGSKTS, from the coding sequence ATGAGGAAATTCGCGGTCCAACTCGCTCTGCTGTTCGTTTCGTGTCTCGCACTGGCGTTGGCGCCGGTGACGGCACAGGCGGCACCCGCGTTCCAGGTGCTGGCCTTCTACAACGGCACCTACGACCCGGCGCACATCAGTTTCGTCAAGGAAGCCAACCAGTGGTTCCCGAAAACCGCTTCTCAGCACAACTTCGGTTACACCGCGACCAACGACTGGAACCGGCTGAACTCGCTGCAGCCCTCGCAGTACCAGGTCGTGCTGTTCCTCGACGATCTGCCGCAGACCTCGGCGCAGCGTGCGGGCTTCGAGCGTTACATGAACGCGGGTGGGGCGTTCCTCGGTTTCCACGTGGCGGCGTTCACCACTGATCCGTCCACTTGGGACTGGTACCACAACCGATTCCTCGGCACGGGCGCGTTCAAGTCCAACACCTGGGGCCCGACGACGGCGACGCTGAAGGTGGAGAACCGGCCGCATCCGTCGATCACGCGGCTGCCCGCGACCTTCACCTCGTCGGTGAGCGAGTGGTATGCCTGGAACAGGGATCTGCGAAAGAACCCGGACATCCGGATCCTCGCCTCGGTGGATCCGGTGAGCTTCCCGCTCGGGACCGATCCGAATCAGTCCTGGTACAGCGGGTACTACCCGATCCTCTGGACCAACGCCAAGTACAAGATGCTGTACGCCAACTTCGGGCACAACAGGATGAACTACGAGACGAACCAGCCGCTTTCGTCGACCTTCGGCAGTGAGGTGCAGAACCGCTTCGTCATCGACGGTCTGCTGTGGCTGGGTGGCTCGAAGACGTCGTAA
- a CDS encoding type II toxin-antitoxin system Rv0910 family toxin, whose translation MGKISASVELPAAPDKVWAEFSNPNNFEKWLTIHTKWKGEVPAEFSKGAQASEVVTMLGMPNTITWTVDEFEAPSKLAISGTGMAGVKVKFELSVEASGEGSLASIDAEFAGQMIVGALGKAVEKDGKKNLDASLENFKALVS comes from the coding sequence ATGGGCAAGATCAGTGCCTCCGTCGAACTCCCGGCAGCTCCCGACAAGGTGTGGGCGGAGTTCTCCAATCCCAACAACTTCGAGAAGTGGCTGACCATCCACACCAAGTGGAAGGGCGAGGTCCCGGCCGAGTTCTCCAAGGGAGCCCAGGCTTCCGAGGTCGTCACGATGCTGGGGATGCCGAACACCATCACCTGGACCGTCGACGAGTTCGAGGCGCCGTCGAAGCTGGCGATCTCCGGGACCGGGATGGCCGGGGTGAAGGTCAAGTTCGAGCTGTCGGTGGAGGCGTCCGGCGAAGGTTCTCTCGCCAGCATCGACGCGGAGTTCGCCGGGCAGATGATCGTCGGCGCGCTCGGCAAGGCCGTCGAGAAGGACGGCAAGAAGAACCTCGACGCCTCGCTCGAGAACTTCAAGGCGCTGGTCTCGTGA
- a CDS encoding LysR family transcriptional regulator, with protein MELRDIEIFLALADELHFGRTAERLHVSQARVSQTIKQVERRIGAPLFARTSRRVRLTPIGERLRDDLGPAYRALHDGIDRAIAAGRGIGGVLRLGFEAPGVADLIEDLLDRFRQRYPDTELLIREADFADPMAMLRSGEIDVLATLLPADEPDLTTGPVVYTEPMVLAVSSKHPFARRKSVTLDDLARDTVLRAAHPPEPYWIEEPRQWLTPAGHPVTRGKPFATFQELLAAIATGAGICPLAAHAREYFSHPRIRFVPFAGSPDVEWGLVWPRSAETARVHAFATVAAASRP; from the coding sequence ATGGAATTGCGGGACATCGAGATCTTCCTGGCGCTGGCCGACGAGCTGCATTTCGGCCGCACCGCCGAACGCCTGCACGTCTCGCAGGCTCGGGTGAGCCAGACGATCAAGCAGGTGGAACGCCGGATCGGCGCGCCGCTCTTCGCCCGCACCAGCAGGCGCGTCCGGCTCACGCCGATCGGTGAACGGCTGCGCGACGACCTCGGCCCCGCCTACCGCGCGCTGCACGACGGCATCGACCGCGCGATCGCGGCCGGACGCGGGATCGGTGGCGTGCTGCGGCTGGGTTTCGAAGCACCCGGCGTCGCCGACCTGATCGAAGACCTCCTGGACCGTTTCCGGCAGCGCTACCCGGACACGGAACTGCTCATCCGCGAGGCCGATTTCGCCGACCCGATGGCGATGCTGCGATCGGGTGAGATCGACGTGCTGGCGACCCTGCTTCCGGCCGACGAGCCGGATCTCACGACCGGACCGGTCGTGTACACCGAACCGATGGTGCTCGCGGTGTCGTCGAAACACCCTTTCGCGCGGCGGAAGTCCGTGACTCTGGACGACCTCGCCCGCGACACCGTCCTTCGCGCGGCGCATCCGCCGGAGCCGTACTGGATCGAGGAGCCTCGGCAGTGGCTGACGCCGGCAGGACACCCCGTGACCCGGGGCAAACCCTTCGCGACCTTTCAGGAACTGCTCGCCGCGATCGCCACCGGCGCCGGCATCTGCCCGCTCGCCGCGCACGCGCGGGAGTACTTCAGCCACCCGCGAATCCGCTTCGTGCCCTTCGCCGGCTCTCCCGACGTCGAGTGGGGCCTCGTCTGGCCGCGCTCCGCGGAGACGGCCCGCGTACACGCCTTCGCGACCGTCGCCGCCGCTTCGCGCCCCTGA
- a CDS encoding MaoC/PaaZ C-terminal domain-containing protein, translating to MTERFDPGGLGKWTDESRFEVTRERLIEYAKATNDPIPAHLAGDVASPVFAIVPVFESLMEPALEVVPVGLFGRIVHGEQEFRFHRPIRPGDKLVSRARMTGYEGLENGTRGTIHLECRTEGGDLVNEQYVTLFVRGFDTGETRGELGPEHKFDEALRSQAPVAKVSQHVDDDQTYRYAPAAGDPMPIHLDEEVAKDSGLPGIIAHGLCTMAFTSWALLTEVAGSDVDRLKRFAVRFAKPVLPGQDLTTFIWSAGGGSYAFETTVGETVVIKDGLAEFAE from the coding sequence GTGACCGAGCGGTTCGACCCCGGTGGGCTCGGCAAGTGGACCGACGAGTCCAGGTTCGAGGTGACCCGTGAGCGGCTGATCGAGTACGCGAAGGCCACCAACGACCCGATCCCGGCACATCTCGCCGGGGACGTCGCGAGCCCCGTGTTCGCGATCGTGCCGGTGTTCGAGTCGCTGATGGAACCCGCGCTCGAGGTCGTCCCGGTCGGGTTGTTCGGCCGGATCGTGCACGGAGAGCAGGAATTCCGGTTCCACCGGCCGATCCGCCCCGGCGACAAGCTCGTGTCGCGAGCGCGGATGACCGGATACGAAGGACTGGAGAACGGCACGCGCGGCACCATCCACCTCGAATGCCGGACCGAGGGCGGCGACCTGGTCAACGAGCAGTACGTGACCCTGTTCGTGCGCGGGTTCGACACCGGCGAGACGCGGGGCGAACTCGGGCCGGAGCACAAGTTCGACGAAGCCCTGCGTTCGCAGGCGCCGGTGGCGAAGGTCAGCCAGCACGTCGATGACGACCAGACCTATCGGTACGCGCCGGCCGCGGGCGATCCCATGCCCATCCATCTCGACGAAGAGGTCGCGAAGGATTCGGGGCTGCCAGGGATCATCGCGCACGGCCTGTGCACCATGGCGTTCACCTCGTGGGCGCTGCTGACCGAGGTGGCTGGGTCCGATGTGGACAGACTGAAACGGTTCGCCGTGCGGTTCGCCAAACCGGTGCTGCCCGGGCAGGACCTGACGACGTTCATCTGGAGCGCGGGCGGCGGGAGCTACGCCTTCGAAACCACCGTCGGCGAAACGGTCGTGATCAAAGACGGCCTCGCGGAATTCGCGGAGTAG
- a CDS encoding RraA family protein — translation MDPEELRQRFSLLNTAHLTDGCVRAGVPVRCAPAGTHAVVPGGRVAGRVTPARHVGSVDVFLEAYETANPGDVLVVDNGGRLDESCVGDLAVLEAEAAGLSGVVIWGLHRDTADIKKIGLPVFSLGSIPTGPLSVSARPDDALDSAVVGEWTVTREDLVFGDEDGVLFVPADRVDEVLDRAEGIRDTERLQADRIRAGESLREQVRFADFLAERAKSPSLTFRQHLRAVGGAIEE, via the coding sequence ATGGATCCCGAGGAGCTTCGGCAGCGGTTCTCCCTGCTGAACACCGCGCATTTGACCGACGGCTGCGTCCGCGCCGGCGTCCCGGTCCGCTGCGCGCCCGCCGGTACGCACGCGGTCGTGCCCGGCGGTCGCGTGGCCGGGCGGGTCACCCCCGCCCGGCACGTCGGCAGCGTCGACGTCTTCCTGGAGGCATACGAAACCGCGAACCCCGGCGATGTCCTCGTCGTCGACAACGGCGGCAGGCTCGACGAGAGCTGCGTCGGAGACCTCGCGGTGCTCGAAGCCGAGGCCGCCGGGCTGAGCGGCGTGGTCATCTGGGGGCTGCATCGCGACACCGCCGACATCAAGAAGATCGGATTGCCGGTGTTCAGCCTCGGCTCGATCCCGACCGGTCCGCTCTCGGTCTCCGCCCGCCCGGACGACGCGCTCGATTCGGCCGTCGTCGGCGAGTGGACGGTGACGCGGGAGGACCTCGTGTTCGGCGACGAGGACGGCGTCCTGTTCGTCCCGGCCGACCGGGTGGACGAGGTGCTGGACCGCGCCGAGGGTATCCGCGACACCGAGCGCCTCCAGGCCGACCGGATCCGCGCCGGAGAGTCCCTTCGCGAGCAAGTACGTTTCGCCGATTTCCTCGCGGAGCGCGCGAAGTCGCCTTCGCTGACGTTCCGGCAGCACCTGCGGGCGGTCGGCGGGGCCATCGAGGAGTAG